The following proteins come from a genomic window of Gossypium raimondii isolate GPD5lz chromosome 5, ASM2569854v1, whole genome shotgun sequence:
- the LOC105768383 gene encoding receptor-like protein 13 isoform X2, translating into MLNNSIFSSLGVLSNLKYLYLYHNKLKGRIHMKDLNSLRYLKELDLSDNKVTELVPSQGKGEMGLIKLEVLALTDNHLNNDVFPSLAALPNLKSLYLEGNRLAGQIHIKDLNALKYLEELRLSGNGVTGFAPSQAELRLMNLRVVDLSDNLFNNTILSSLAGLSNLKTLSLWNVRGPIDMNDGLRNLEELHMSCYSGCTFNLHPPLLPSLKTLSLKGFSFNLTTEASPSHNKWQILANLVDLILEDSSLPLNFIPTLSSLKYLHLSSCYVNDSFFMHERQNLRNLEELLLEYSSLPSNFIQVIGPLTSLKKFYSPLPRNVNQSLSDFCKMTNLRELFISGNNLKGSLPMCFSNLTSLEKLDLSFNDLSGNMSALKSLASLQRLDLSFNDLSGNMSALKSLASLQWLDLSYNKLQIPSSLGYLFNLSKLQYLSASNNIIYVDEMHSVAPRFQLRVISLSCCGNGGSFPQFLYHQHDLVDVTLSHIHFKVNQFPFWLLENNTNLKRLHLVNCSLSGPFQVPFPSHLVLEDLDISNNFFSGNIPTEIGAHLPSLSSLNMSKNDFNGSIPSSFGDMSSLQILDLSNNQLFGGIPEHFAWGCSLLEILALSNNTLQGPIFSTNFSLMSLSQLQLNGNNFSGMIPNALSNCSFLGTLDLSNNYLFGKIPSWIESMYSLSTFDVSRNQLSGRIPQWMGNTSNLGQIDVADNHLQGLIPRAFCNLNRQLQFLDLSMNNFSGILPSCFKPSNIEEVYLSKNMLQGPLPNAFRKSSFLVTLDLSYNHFSGHIPNWISNLSQLSYLLLKRNHFEGEIPIQLCKLPHLSLIDLSMNNLSGGIPSCLKVTALNKVPDHYSWISYNFFGENRSISIEESIEYTIKSRSYTYKKRILQYMSGIDLSCNKLTGEIPHEIKNILMLYTLNLSHNSLIGPIPREFSNLRDIESLDLSYNNLTGNIPPEYALLHFLQYFNVSYNNLSGKTPEKIGQLGTFDESSYVGNPFLCGSLVGKNCSPIAPTKAPSDGAKDHGFIDMDAFYASFFACYIVVLLCIGAVLYINPYWRQAWLYYVQMTINSCYYFVMDNLPRNFGC; encoded by the exons GAAAAGGAGAAATGGGGTTGATTAAACTTGAAGTGCTTGCTTTAACTGATAATCATCTTAACAACGATGTATTTCCATCCCTTGCTGCACttccaaatttaaaatctttatattTAGAGGGAAACAGATTGGCAGGGCAGATACATATTAAAG ATTTAAATGCTCTGAAATATTTAGAAGAGTTGAGGTTATCAGGTAATGGTGTGACAGGATTTGCTCCATCTCAAG CAGAGCTAAGGTTGATGAATCTGAGAGTTGTTGATTTAAGTGATAATCTCTTCAATAATACCATATTATCATCTCTTGCTGGGCTCTCAAATTTAAAGACTTTGAGTTTGTGGAATGTAAGAGGACCAATAGATATGAATG ATGGTTTGAGGAATTTGGAAGAGCTGCATATGAGCTGCTATTCAG GATGTACTTTTAACCTTCACCCACCTTTACTTCCGTCACTGAAGACTCTATCCTTGAAAggatttagttttaatttaacaaCAGAAGCATCTCCTTCCCACAATA AATGGCAAATTTTGGCAAATTTGGTAGATTTGATATTAGAGGATTCATCTCTTCCTCTCAACTTTATTCCAACGCTGTCTTCCTTGAAATATTTGCACTTATCTTCTTGTTATGTCAATGACAGCTTCTTTATGCATG AAAGGCAAAACttgagaaatttggaagagttgCTGTTGGAATATTCATCTCTACCTTCCaattttattcaagttattGGACCACTTACTtctcttaaaaaattttactcgCCTCTTCCTCGTAATGTTAATCAAAGTTTGTCTG ATTTTTGTAAAATGACAAATCTCCGAGAGTTGTTCATCTCCGGCAATAATCTCAAAGGTAGTTTACCTATGTGCTTCTCCAACCTTACATCTCTTGAAAAATTAGACCTCTCTTTCAATGACTTGTCTGGAAATATGTCTGCCCTTAAAAGTTTGGCATCCCTCCAACGGTTGGACCTCTCTTTCAATGACTTGTCTGGAAATATGTCTGCCCTTAAAAGTTTGGCATCCCTCCAATGGTTGGACCTTTCATACAATAAGCTTCAAATCCCAAGCTCATTAGGGTACTTGTTCAACCTTTCAAAGCTCCAGTACTTGAGTGCAAGCAACAACATCATATACGTTGATGAGATGCATTCCGTGGCCCCAAGATTTCAGTTAAGAGTGATTAGTTTATCATGTTGTGGAAATGGTGGATCATTTCCTCAATTCCTCTATCATCAACATGACTTGGTGGATGTTACTCTCTCACACATACATTTCAAGGTAAATCAATTTCCATTTTGGTTGTTGGAAAACAATACCAACTTAAAGAGACTACATCTGGTCAATTGCTCTTTGTCCGGACCTTTCCAAGTACCATTCCCCTCGCATTTGGTTTTAGAGGATTTAGATATCTCCAACAATTTCTTTAGTGGAAACATTCCAACAGAAATCGGAGCACATCTACCATCCTTGTCGTCTCTAAACATGTCAAAGAATGATTTCAACGGTAGCATTCCCTCTTCCTTTGGTGATATGAGTTCACTGCAAATCTTGGACTTATCTAACAACCAATTGTTTGGAGGGATACCTGAACACTTTGCCTGGGGTTGCTCTTTATTAGAAATCCTTGCATTGTCAAATAACACATTACAAGGACCAATTTTCTCTACAAATTTTAGCTTAATGAGCTTGTCCCAGCTACAATTAAATGGAAATAACTTCTCTGGAATGATCCCAAATGCCTTGTCTAACTGCTCTTTCTTGGGGACACTTGATCTCAGCAATAACTATCTCTTTGGTAAGATACCAAGTTGGATCGAGAGCATGTATAGTTTGTCAACATTTGACGTGAGCAGAAACCAACTCTCCGGTAGGATACCACAATGGATGGGAAATACTTCCAATTTGGGGCAAATTGACGTGGCAGATAATCATCTTCAAGGTTTAATACCACGGGCATTTTGCAATCTCAATCGCCAACTTCAATTTTTGGACCTTTCCATGAACAACTTCTCTGGGATTCTACCGTCTTGTTTCAAGCCGTCAAATATAGAGGAAGTTTATTTGTCTAAAAATATGCTGCAAGGACCGCTGCCAAATGCTTTTCGTAAAAGCTCTTTCTTGGTGACTTTGGATCTTAGCTATAACCACTTCAGCGGTCACATTCCAAATTGGATTAGTAACCTTTCTCAGTTGAGTTATCTTCTCTTGAAGAGAAATCACTTTGAGGGTGAAATTCCAATTCAATTGTGTAAGTTGCCTCATTTAAGCTTGATTGATCTTTCAATGAACAATTTGTCCGGTGGTATTCCTTCTTGCCTAAAAGTTACTGCACTCAACAAGGTACCCGACCATTATAGTTggatttcttataatttttttggggaaaataggTCAATATCCATTGAAGAATCAATAGAATACACAATAAAGAGCAGATCTTACACATATAAGAAAAGAATCCTTCAATACATGTCTGGAATTGATCTTTCCTGCAACAAGCTTACTGGTGAGATTcctcatgaaataaaaaacattttgatGCTCTATACATTGAACCTTTCTCACAACAGCTTGATAGGACCAATCCCACGTGAGTTCTCTAACCTCAGGGATATAGAAAGTCTAGATCTTTCCTACAACAATTTGACTGGAAATATCCCTCCTGAATATGCGTTGTTACATTTCTTGCAATACTTCAATGTGTCTTACAACAACTTATCAGGGAAGACCCCTGAAAAGATTGGACAATTGGGAACATTTGATGAAAGCAGCTATGTGGGGAATCCTTTTCTTTGTGGCTCATTGGTAGGAAAGAACTGCTCACCGATTGCACCAACAAAGGCTCCGAGTGACGGTGCAAAAGACCATGGCTTCATTGATATGGATGCCTTCTACGCAAGCTTCTTCGCGTGTTACATAGTGGTGCTATTGTGTATTGGAGCTGTGTTATACATAAATCCCTATTGGAGGCAAGCGTGGCTCTACTATGTACAAATGACAATTAATTCCTGCTACTATTT